A single Verrucomicrobiia bacterium DNA region contains:
- the glnA gene encoding type I glutamate--ammonia ligase, whose translation MTSQEILALCKSKNLQLVDVKFCDFLGTWQHFCIPIAELDEAVFADGLGFDGSSIRGWKSIEASDMLLILDPATAIVDPFPKTPTLSLVADGVDPMTREPYSRDPRNVARKAEAYLKSTGIADTAYMGPEAEFFIFDEVRYGQTANSGFYFLDSIEGIWNSGREEGPNLGNKIRFKEGYFPVAPADTQVEIRNDMINVMRDCGLRVEREHHEVATAGQAEIDLRFNSLVKMADDMMLYKYIVKNVARRHNKTVTFMPKPLFGDNGSGMHTHQSLWKKGKPLFAGSQYAGLSEMALYYIGGILKHARAMAAFTNPTVNSYKRLTPGFEAPVNLAYSSRNRSAAIRIPTYSPSPKAKRVEYRPPDPTANPYLAMAAMLMAGLDGIQNRIDPGEPLDKNIYELPPEELKQVPSMPGSLTEACDALEQDHGFLLKGDVFTQDVIETWIGMKRKEQDQIRLRPHPWEFSMYYDA comes from the coding sequence GTGACCTCTCAAGAAATACTGGCGCTGTGTAAAAGTAAAAACCTTCAACTCGTGGACGTAAAATTCTGCGACTTCCTCGGCACCTGGCAACACTTCTGCATCCCGATTGCCGAACTGGACGAAGCGGTGTTCGCGGATGGATTGGGCTTTGATGGCTCCTCCATTCGCGGTTGGAAATCCATCGAGGCCAGCGACATGCTGCTCATTCTGGATCCCGCCACCGCCATCGTTGATCCCTTCCCCAAAACACCGACGCTGAGTCTCGTGGCGGATGGGGTGGACCCGATGACGCGCGAACCCTACAGCCGCGACCCGCGCAACGTCGCGCGCAAAGCGGAGGCTTATTTGAAAAGCACCGGCATCGCCGACACCGCATACATGGGACCAGAAGCGGAGTTCTTCATCTTCGACGAGGTCCGCTACGGCCAGACGGCGAACAGCGGTTTCTATTTCCTGGATAGCATCGAGGGCATCTGGAACAGCGGCCGGGAGGAAGGACCAAACCTCGGCAACAAAATCCGCTTCAAGGAAGGTTACTTCCCGGTGGCGCCGGCGGACACGCAGGTTGAAATCCGCAACGACATGATCAATGTGATGCGTGATTGCGGGCTGCGCGTCGAGCGGGAGCACCATGAAGTGGCGACCGCCGGCCAGGCGGAAATTGACCTGCGATTCAACTCGTTGGTGAAAATGGCCGACGACATGATGTTGTACAAATACATCGTCAAAAACGTCGCCCGTCGCCACAACAAGACCGTCACCTTCATGCCCAAGCCGTTGTTTGGCGACAACGGTTCCGGCATGCATACGCACCAATCGCTTTGGAAGAAAGGGAAACCCTTGTTTGCCGGCAGCCAATACGCCGGCCTGAGCGAAATGGCCTTGTACTACATTGGCGGAATCTTGAAACACGCCCGGGCGATGGCGGCGTTCACCAACCCCACCGTGAACAGTTACAAGCGTCTGACGCCCGGCTTCGAAGCGCCGGTCAACCTGGCCTACAGTTCGCGCAACCGGTCGGCGGCCATTCGCATTCCGACGTATTCCCCAAGTCCGAAAGCCAAGCGCGTCGAATATCGCCCGCCCGATCCCACGGCGAATCCGTACCTCGCCATGGCCGCCATGTTGATGGCCGGCCTGGATGGCATTCAAAACCGGATTGATCCCGGCGAGCCGCTCGATAAAAATATTTATGAGCTGCCCCCGGAAGAACTGAAGCAAGTTCCCTCAATGCCCGGCAGTTTGACCGAGGCGTGCGACGCCCTCGAACAGGATCACGGCTTTCTCCTCAAAGGCGACGTCTTCACCCAGGACGTCATTGAAACCTGGATTGGGATGAAACGCAAAGAGCAGGACCAAATCCGATTGCGCCCGCATCCCTGGGAGTTCAGTATGTATTACGACGCTTAA
- the gltB gene encoding glutamate synthase large subunit: MTPPGFPSRQGLYDPALEHDACGVGFVADIRGRQSHAIVRQALQVLNNLQHRGASGSEANTGDGAGILLQVPHEFLAAACRREQIVLPGPREYGVGMVFLPQNRTDRYKCEKLFEEIVDAEGQTLLGWRPVPTCNAALGGWARQNEPIIRQVFIGRDASLTDDLAFERKLYLIRKLAEKGIRYSGIKGGGQFYIPSLSHKTIIYKGMLLPDQLDAYFPDLSDPALASALALVHSRFSTNTFPSWERAHPYRYVAHNGEINTLRGNVNWMLARQATLVSEVFGADLKKLFPIINEDGSDSAMFDNVLEFLVLAGRSLPHAMMMMIPEPWAGHESMSDAKKAFYAYHSCLMEPWDGPASVVFTDGVQIGATLDRNGLRPARYYVTKDDRVVLASEVGVLDIPASEVVRKGRLQPGHMFLLDTAQGRIISDEEIKATVAAEKPYRLWLNAQQTTLEDLPERETPPSDPATLLPRQRAFGYTFEDLRLILVPMARDGVQPIGSMGTDTPLAVLSDQPQLLYNYFKQLFAQVTNPPIDAIREEIVTSTETALGPGGNLLQSAPENCANIKLRTPLLSNEELAKLQHCQLPKFKPVTLPLLFPAAGGARGLERAVDQLCQQVTQAIRDGHTLIILSDRGISPDQAAIPALLAVSAVNHHLIRQGTRTRASLILESAEPREVHHFALLLGYGVSAINPYLAFESIEDLIRQEMLIGIEYPQAVQNFLQAATKGVVKTMAKMGISTIQSYRGAQIFEAIGLNSWVIDKYFTWTASRIEGIGIEELAEEALRRHRCAFPERPGQDSTLDTGGQYQWRQGGERHLFNPETVQKLQLAVRTDNYRVFQEYSEAVNNQARRLCTLRGLFQFKYAPTPIPLEEVESVESLVRRFKTGAMSYGSISQEAHEALAIAMNRLGGKSNTGEGGEDPARYVREPNGDSKNSAIKQVASGRFGVTSLYLTQAKELQIKMAQGAKPGEGGELPGTKVYPWIAKTRGTTAGVGLISPPPHHDIYSIEDLAELIHDLKCANSEARISVKLVAEIGVGTIAAGVAKAHADVVLISGHDGGTGASPLSSIKHAGAPWELGLAETQQTLLLNNLRSRIVVEADGQLKTGRDVVIAALLGAEEFGFATAPLAALGCILMRVCHLNTCPVGIATQDPRLRARFAGAPEHVVNFMRFIAQEVRELMAQLGFRTLIEMVGRVDKLEMRSAVEHWKAQGLDYERIFHQPEVPPEVGRHCQMAQDHGIEATFDRRELWELCRPAWEHGQAVQATLPVRNIHRVVGTLVGSEITRRHGAAGLPADTVRLNFHGSAGQSFGAFVPRGLTLTLVGDANDYLGKGLSGGKIIVRPPDEAPFAAEENVIIGNVALYGATGGEAYIRGVAGERFAVRNSGAQAVVEGVGDHGCEYMTGGRVVVLGVTGRNFGAGMSGGVAYVFGEANAFARQCNRAMVELESLTDPAETDLVRQMIVRHHEATGSVRAAEILAQWDPAQFVKVMPKDYRRALAALQRAEANGLDGEAAVLAAFEDNARELALAGGH, encoded by the coding sequence ATGACTCCTCCTGGTTTTCCCTCTCGGCAAGGATTGTACGATCCCGCACTGGAACATGATGCCTGCGGCGTGGGCTTTGTGGCGGACATTCGGGGCCGTCAATCTCACGCGATCGTTCGTCAAGCGCTGCAAGTTTTGAATAATTTGCAGCACCGCGGCGCCAGCGGCAGCGAAGCCAATACCGGCGATGGCGCTGGGATTCTGCTGCAAGTGCCGCATGAGTTTTTGGCGGCTGCGTGTCGGCGAGAACAAATCGTTCTGCCCGGTCCGCGGGAATACGGCGTGGGCATGGTCTTTTTGCCGCAGAACCGGACGGACCGTTACAAGTGCGAGAAGTTATTTGAAGAGATCGTGGACGCGGAAGGACAGACCTTGCTCGGGTGGCGACCGGTGCCAACCTGTAATGCGGCGTTGGGCGGTTGGGCGCGACAAAACGAGCCAATCATCCGGCAGGTTTTCATTGGCCGTGACGCGAGCCTGACCGACGATCTGGCGTTCGAGCGCAAGTTGTATCTGATCCGCAAGCTCGCGGAAAAAGGCATCCGCTATTCCGGCATCAAAGGCGGCGGGCAATTTTACATTCCCAGCCTGTCGCACAAAACCATCATCTACAAAGGCATGCTGTTGCCTGATCAGTTGGACGCCTATTTTCCCGATCTCAGCGATCCGGCGCTGGCCTCCGCGCTGGCGTTGGTACATTCCCGATTTTCGACCAATACCTTTCCGAGCTGGGAGCGCGCGCATCCCTACCGCTACGTCGCGCACAATGGCGAAATCAACACTTTGCGCGGCAACGTCAACTGGATGCTGGCACGGCAGGCGACGCTGGTTTCCGAGGTGTTTGGCGCGGACCTCAAAAAACTGTTTCCCATCATCAATGAGGATGGCTCCGACTCGGCAATGTTCGACAACGTACTGGAGTTTCTGGTGTTGGCCGGACGGTCATTACCGCACGCGATGATGATGATGATTCCGGAGCCGTGGGCCGGTCACGAAAGCATGAGCGACGCGAAGAAGGCGTTTTACGCTTATCACTCCTGCTTGATGGAGCCGTGGGACGGACCGGCCAGCGTGGTGTTCACCGACGGAGTCCAGATCGGCGCGACGCTCGACCGCAACGGCCTGCGTCCCGCCCGGTATTACGTTACGAAAGATGATCGGGTGGTGCTGGCCAGCGAAGTGGGGGTGCTTGACATTCCGGCATCGGAGGTGGTGCGCAAAGGGCGCTTGCAACCGGGGCACATGTTCCTGCTCGACACCGCTCAGGGACGGATTATTTCCGACGAGGAAATTAAAGCCACCGTGGCGGCGGAAAAACCTTACCGGCTGTGGTTGAACGCGCAGCAGACCACGCTTGAAGATTTGCCGGAGCGGGAAACCCCGCCGTCTGACCCCGCCACACTGCTGCCGCGGCAACGGGCGTTTGGCTACACGTTCGAGGATTTGCGCCTGATTCTGGTGCCGATGGCGCGAGACGGCGTGCAACCCATCGGCTCCATGGGCACCGACACGCCGCTGGCGGTGCTCTCCGATCAGCCGCAGTTGCTCTACAACTATTTCAAGCAACTGTTCGCTCAAGTGACCAATCCGCCGATTGACGCCATCCGGGAGGAGATTGTCACCAGCACTGAAACCGCGCTTGGCCCTGGAGGCAACCTGCTCCAGTCCGCGCCCGAGAATTGCGCCAATATCAAGCTTCGCACTCCCCTCCTGTCGAATGAGGAATTGGCGAAGCTCCAGCACTGTCAGTTGCCAAAATTCAAGCCGGTCACGTTGCCGCTCTTGTTTCCGGCCGCCGGCGGCGCCCGGGGTTTGGAGCGCGCCGTGGATCAGCTCTGCCAGCAGGTCACGCAGGCGATTCGGGACGGACACACGCTGATCATTTTATCCGATCGCGGCATCAGCCCGGATCAAGCGGCGATCCCGGCGTTGCTGGCGGTGTCGGCGGTCAACCATCACCTGATCCGACAGGGCACGCGCACTCGCGCCAGCCTGATTTTGGAGTCTGCCGAACCGCGCGAGGTGCATCATTTTGCGTTGTTGCTCGGCTACGGCGTCAGCGCCATCAATCCCTACCTGGCGTTTGAATCAATCGAAGATCTGATTCGACAAGAAATGTTGATCGGTATCGAGTACCCACAAGCGGTTCAAAACTTTCTCCAAGCGGCCACGAAAGGCGTCGTCAAAACGATGGCCAAGATGGGCATTTCCACGATTCAATCGTACCGGGGCGCGCAGATTTTTGAGGCGATTGGATTGAACTCGTGGGTGATTGACAAGTATTTCACCTGGACCGCTTCGCGTATCGAAGGCATCGGCATTGAAGAGCTGGCCGAGGAAGCGCTGCGGCGGCACCGGTGCGCGTTCCCGGAACGCCCCGGGCAGGACTCCACGCTGGATACCGGCGGCCAATATCAATGGCGGCAGGGTGGCGAACGGCATCTATTCAATCCCGAGACCGTCCAAAAACTGCAACTCGCCGTGCGCACCGACAACTATCGGGTCTTTCAGGAGTATTCCGAGGCGGTCAACAATCAAGCGCGCCGACTTTGCACACTACGCGGGTTGTTTCAATTCAAGTATGCGCCGACACCCATTCCGTTGGAGGAGGTCGAATCGGTCGAGAGCCTCGTGCGACGGTTTAAGACTGGCGCGATGAGTTACGGTTCGATCAGCCAGGAAGCCCATGAAGCCCTGGCGATTGCCATGAACCGGCTCGGTGGCAAGAGCAATACCGGCGAAGGCGGCGAGGACCCGGCCCGCTACGTCCGCGAACCCAACGGGGATTCAAAGAACTCCGCCATCAAACAGGTCGCGAGCGGGCGATTTGGCGTGACGAGCTTGTACCTGACGCAGGCCAAAGAACTTCAAATCAAGATGGCGCAGGGCGCAAAACCGGGCGAGGGCGGCGAGTTGCCGGGCACGAAGGTCTATCCGTGGATTGCGAAGACGCGCGGCACCACCGCCGGGGTGGGGCTGATTTCGCCGCCGCCGCATCACGACATTTACTCCATCGAAGACCTGGCCGAACTCATCCACGATCTGAAGTGTGCGAACTCGGAAGCGCGGATCAGCGTCAAGCTCGTGGCCGAAATCGGCGTCGGCACCATCGCCGCCGGAGTGGCGAAGGCACACGCGGATGTCGTGTTGATTTCCGGTCACGATGGCGGGACTGGCGCGTCGCCGCTTTCATCCATCAAACACGCGGGCGCCCCGTGGGAATTGGGGCTGGCCGAAACGCAACAAACCCTGCTGCTCAATAACCTTCGCAGCCGCATCGTGGTCGAGGCCGACGGCCAGTTGAAAACCGGTCGGGACGTGGTGATCGCCGCGTTGTTGGGCGCGGAAGAATTTGGTTTTGCGACGGCGCCGTTGGCGGCGCTGGGTTGTATTTTGATGCGGGTCTGCCACTTGAACACCTGCCCGGTGGGGATTGCCACTCAGGACCCGCGCTTGCGAGCCAGGTTTGCCGGCGCCCCGGAGCATGTGGTCAACTTCATGCGCTTCATCGCCCAGGAAGTTCGGGAACTGATGGCGCAACTCGGCTTTCGCACCCTCATCGAAATGGTGGGGCGGGTGGACAAACTGGAAATGCGCTCCGCCGTGGAGCATTGGAAAGCGCAGGGGCTGGACTACGAAAGGATTTTTCACCAACCAGAGGTGCCGCCCGAGGTCGGCCGCCATTGTCAGATGGCGCAAGACCATGGAATTGAGGCGACCTTTGACCGGCGCGAGTTGTGGGAGCTGTGTCGCCCGGCCTGGGAGCATGGCCAGGCAGTTCAAGCGACTTTACCGGTGCGCAATATCCATCGCGTGGTCGGCACGCTGGTGGGCAGCGAGATCACCCGACGGCACGGCGCGGCGGGGCTGCCGGCGGATACGGTGCGGTTGAATTTTCACGGCAGCGCCGGTCAAAGCTTCGGCGCGTTCGTGCCGCGCGGGCTGACGCTCACGCTGGTGGGCGACGCCAATGATTATCTCGGCAAGGGATTGAGCGGCGGCAAGATCATCGTCCGCCCGCCGGACGAGGCTCCGTTTGCGGCGGAGGAAAACGTCATCATCGGCAACGTCGCGCTGTATGGCGCCACGGGCGGCGAGGCGTACATCCGCGGGGTGGCCGGGGAACGGTTTGCCGTGCGGAACTCCGGCGCCCAGGCGGTGGTGGAAGGCGTGGGCGATCATGGTTGTGAGTACATGACGGGCGGGCGGGTGGTGGTGTTGGGCGTCACCGGTCGCAACTTTGGCGCGGGCATGTCGGGCGGTGTGGCGTATGTATTCGGCGAGGCCAACGCGTTTGCGCGCCAGTGCAATCGGGCCATGGTGGAATTGGAAAGCCTGACCGATCCGGCGGAGACGGACCTGGTGCGACAGATGATTGTCCGACATCACGAGGCGACCGGCAGTGTGCGCGCCGCGGAAATCCTCGCGCAATGGGACCCGGCGCAGTTTGTAAAAGTGATGCCGAAGGATTACCGCCGCGCGTTGGCGGCGCTGCAACGCGCCGAGGCCAATGGGCTGGACGGCGAAGCCGCAGTGCTGGCGGCTTTCGAGGATAATGCGCGTGAACTCGCGCTCGCAGGAGGACATTGA
- a CDS encoding ammonium transporter translates to MITFGFFPRLITGLFVAVLALSVTAVAGADALQEPTIEQRLADLEACVNNEARTADVASKINGAGPGHNAWMMTAAALVLFMTLPGLALFYGGLVRKRNVLSVLAQCLGITGLVTILWWAVGYSFVFAPGNAILGGFKFAFLQGVGSLPNPDYAGWVSQNVFAMFQMMFAIITPALIIGAVAERMKYAAVLLFVALWMLVVYFPLAHMVWGADGLMNGVWNSAARIKAIDFAGGTVVHMSSGWSALLLCLIVGKRLGFGKVIMAPHSMVLCMIGTGMLWVGWYGFNAGSALAADGVAANAFMTTTLAAAVASVAWAGAEWILRGKPSVLGFCSGVVAGLVVVTPACGFITANGAIIIGLLAGFVSFCACWKLKAALGYDDALDTFGVHAVGGTLGALLTGLLATTEANANLAINLKEIVGRTLWLHQLAAMGITLALALIGTVAIAYLVKFTVGLRPSAEEEMQGLDLVDHGEAGYLLD, encoded by the coding sequence ATGATAACCTTTGGCTTTTTTCCCCGTTTGATCACCGGCCTGTTCGTGGCGGTGTTGGCGCTGAGCGTGACCGCTGTCGCCGGGGCGGACGCGCTCCAGGAGCCGACCATCGAACAGCGGCTCGCCGATTTGGAAGCTTGCGTCAACAATGAGGCGCGCACTGCGGATGTCGCCAGCAAGATCAATGGCGCGGGGCCGGGTCACAACGCCTGGATGATGACGGCGGCGGCGTTGGTGCTGTTCATGACGTTGCCGGGGTTGGCGTTGTTTTACGGCGGATTGGTTCGCAAGCGGAATGTTCTGTCCGTCCTTGCTCAATGCCTCGGGATTACGGGGCTGGTGACGATTCTCTGGTGGGCGGTGGGGTACAGTTTTGTGTTCGCACCGGGGAATGCCATCCTCGGCGGCTTCAAATTTGCCTTTCTGCAAGGGGTGGGCAGCCTGCCAAACCCGGATTACGCGGGCTGGGTTTCGCAGAACGTGTTCGCGATGTTTCAAATGATGTTTGCCATCATTACGCCTGCCTTGATCATCGGGGCCGTCGCCGAGCGCATGAAATACGCCGCTGTGCTGCTGTTCGTGGCGCTCTGGATGTTGGTGGTGTATTTCCCGCTGGCCCACATGGTCTGGGGCGCGGACGGGTTGATGAATGGCGTCTGGAATTCCGCCGCCCGGATCAAGGCGATTGATTTCGCCGGTGGCACGGTGGTTCACATGTCCAGCGGTTGGTCGGCGCTGCTGCTCTGTTTGATCGTCGGTAAACGCCTCGGTTTCGGCAAAGTCATCATGGCCCCGCACTCCATGGTCTTGTGCATGATCGGCACCGGCATGTTGTGGGTGGGCTGGTACGGGTTTAACGCCGGCAGCGCGCTGGCGGCCGATGGGGTTGCCGCCAACGCGTTCATGACCACTACGCTCGCGGCGGCGGTGGCCAGCGTGGCGTGGGCGGGCGCGGAATGGATTTTGCGCGGCAAACCCAGTGTCCTCGGCTTCTGTTCGGGAGTCGTGGCGGGGCTGGTCGTGGTCACGCCGGCGTGCGGTTTCATCACCGCGAATGGCGCCATCATCATCGGCTTGCTGGCCGGCTTTGTCTCCTTCTGCGCGTGTTGGAAACTGAAAGCCGCGCTCGGTTATGATGACGCCCTCGATACTTTTGGGGTTCACGCCGTCGGGGGCACGCTCGGCGCGTTGTTGACCGGACTGCTGGCGACGACTGAAGCCAACGCGAATCTGGCGATCAATCTCAAGGAAATTGTCGGTCGCACGCTGTGGTTGCACCAACTCGCCGCGATGGGGATTACGCTGGCCCTGGCCTTGATCGGCACCGTGGCGATCGCCTACCTCGTGAAGTTCACCGTCGGGTTGCGTCCCAGCGCCGAAGAGGAAATGCAAGGGCTGGACCTGGTGGACCACGGTGAAGCCGGTTATCTCCTCGACTAA
- a CDS encoding sigma 54-interacting transcriptional regulator, whose amino-acid sequence MLESRPNLREVLAPVLRQMEQAIAFQRGGIIILDPNRNAISIAETVGLSPQLTQTDYLKWCRPVTDQVIRSGAPVVLPDLAADLQSPVAEVVSEKMALLCVPLKCGEEVAGCLIVERRSDTEVSLAADRRLLSLVADVIAQSVHSHRQTAAHLQTLRLENERLQEQLASSLRPPNLIGNSTGMRSVYLHIEQVAGSGTTVLIRGESGVGKELVAHALHEQSPRKNRAFVKFNCAALPESIIESELFGHERGAFTGAISMRRGRFEIADGGTLFLDEIGDVSPVTQVKLLRVLQEKEFERVGSHTPIRTDVRIIAATSRNLEAMIEEGKFRADLYYRLNVFPIYVPPLRERKSDVLLLADHFVEKFSRNNRAKVRRISTAAIDLLISYHWPGNVRELENCIERAVLLCPGTAIEAHHLPPTLQKRDATEKSAGGTLQTAVAALEYEMIVAELKTNDGNMAAAARNLGLTERQIGLRVKRLGIDFKRFRPGD is encoded by the coding sequence ATGCTGGAAAGCCGCCCCAATCTGCGCGAGGTCCTCGCCCCCGTTTTGCGGCAGATGGAACAGGCGATAGCTTTTCAACGCGGCGGCATCATCATTCTCGACCCGAACCGAAACGCCATTTCCATCGCGGAAACGGTCGGGCTGTCTCCTCAACTGACCCAGACGGACTATCTGAAGTGGTGCCGTCCCGTGACGGACCAGGTGATCCGTTCCGGCGCGCCAGTAGTGCTGCCAGATCTTGCGGCGGATCTCCAATCACCAGTCGCTGAAGTTGTTTCCGAAAAAATGGCGTTGCTTTGCGTCCCGCTGAAATGCGGCGAAGAAGTGGCGGGTTGTTTGATCGTCGAACGGCGGAGCGACACAGAAGTAAGCCTGGCGGCGGATCGGCGGCTGTTATCGCTGGTGGCTGATGTCATCGCTCAAAGCGTACATTCTCACCGTCAGACCGCCGCGCATTTGCAGACGTTGCGCCTGGAGAATGAACGACTGCAGGAGCAGTTGGCGTCGAGTCTTCGGCCGCCGAACCTGATCGGCAACTCCACCGGGATGCGGTCGGTGTATCTGCACATTGAACAGGTGGCGGGCAGCGGCACCACCGTGTTGATCCGCGGCGAATCCGGCGTGGGCAAGGAACTGGTGGCTCACGCGCTACACGAGCAAAGCCCGCGCAAAAACCGGGCCTTCGTCAAGTTCAACTGCGCAGCTTTGCCCGAATCCATTATCGAGAGCGAACTGTTCGGCCACGAACGGGGCGCGTTCACCGGGGCGATCTCCATGCGTCGAGGCCGGTTTGAAATCGCCGACGGCGGCACGTTGTTCCTGGATGAAATCGGCGACGTGTCGCCCGTTACGCAGGTCAAGCTGTTGCGCGTGTTGCAGGAAAAAGAGTTCGAGCGCGTCGGCAGCCACACGCCGATCCGCACCGACGTGCGGATCATTGCCGCGACCAGTCGGAATCTCGAAGCGATGATTGAGGAGGGGAAGTTCCGCGCGGACCTTTACTATCGGCTCAATGTATTTCCGATTTACGTGCCGCCGTTGCGGGAACGCAAATCAGACGTGCTCCTGCTCGCGGATCATTTTGTCGAAAAGTTCAGCCGGAACAATCGCGCGAAGGTGCGGCGCATTTCCACGGCGGCCATTGATCTACTGATCAGTTATCACTGGCCCGGCAATGTTCGCGAACTGGAAAACTGCATCGAGCGCGCGGTGCTGCTTTGCCCGGGCACCGCCATCGAGGCGCATCATCTGCCGCCCACGTTGCAGAAACGCGATGCGACTGAGAAGAGCGCCGGGGGAACATTGCAAACCGCGGTGGCGGCGCTCGAATATGAAATGATTGTGGCCGAGCTGAAAACCAACGACGGCAACATGGCCGCCGCCGCGCGGAATCTGGGTCTGACTGAACGTCAAATCGGGCTGCGCGTGAAACGCCTCGGCATAGATTTCAAACGGTTCCGACCGGGCGATTAG
- a CDS encoding glutamate synthase subunit beta, which yields MGKPTGFLEFSRELPEDRAPLERLKDWREFHQPMAEDKLRHQGARCMDCGIPFCHTGNLLAGMASGCPIHNLIPEWNDLVYRGLWREALERLHKTNNFPDFTGRVCPAPCEGSCVLGMNQPPVTIKNIEYSIIERGFAEGWVTAEPPTQRTGKTVAIVGSGPAGLSCAAQLNRAGHRVTVYERADRIGGLLMYGIPNMKLDKTVVQRRVDLLAQEGIQFVTRCEVGKDLPAEKLLQDFDAVVLCGGATRPRDLSVPGRELAGVHFAMDFLTANTRHLLDARVPYIDAAGKDVIVIGGGDTGTDCCGTALRQGCRSLIQLEIMPQAPAQRAADNPWPQWPKVHKLDYGQAEAAALFGADPRQYLVTVKRCLGETEVQGIEIVRVEWKRDGQGRLTPAVVAGSEKQLSAQLVLLAMGFLGPEDVVLKALKVEQDARSNVKAEAGKFTTNLPGVFAAGDMRRGQSLVVWAINEGRGAARECDRYLMGEVSEALR from the coding sequence ATGGGCAAGCCAACCGGATTTTTGGAGTTTTCACGAGAGTTGCCGGAGGACCGCGCGCCGCTGGAACGGCTCAAGGACTGGCGGGAATTTCACCAGCCGATGGCGGAGGATAAACTTCGGCATCAGGGCGCGCGTTGCATGGATTGCGGCATTCCGTTTTGTCACACCGGCAACCTGCTGGCGGGCATGGCCAGTGGCTGTCCGATTCACAACCTGATTCCGGAATGGAACGATCTGGTGTATCGGGGGCTGTGGCGCGAAGCGCTTGAACGGCTGCATAAGACGAACAATTTTCCCGATTTCACCGGCCGCGTCTGTCCGGCGCCATGCGAGGGTTCGTGCGTGTTGGGCATGAACCAACCGCCGGTCACGATCAAAAACATCGAGTATTCCATCATCGAGCGGGGTTTTGCGGAAGGCTGGGTCACCGCCGAACCCCCAACGCAGCGCACCGGCAAGACGGTGGCGATTGTGGGCAGCGGTCCGGCGGGACTCTCGTGCGCGGCACAGTTAAACCGGGCGGGCCATCGGGTCACGGTGTACGAGCGGGCGGATCGGATTGGCGGTTTGTTGATGTACGGCATTCCGAACATGAAACTCGATAAAACCGTGGTGCAACGGCGGGTGGATTTGCTGGCGCAGGAGGGAATCCAGTTCGTTACGCGCTGTGAAGTCGGTAAAGATTTGCCGGCCGAAAAACTGTTGCAGGACTTTGACGCGGTCGTTTTGTGTGGCGGCGCGACCCGACCCCGTGATTTATCGGTGCCGGGACGCGAACTCGCGGGGGTTCACTTCGCAATGGATTTTCTCACCGCCAATACCCGGCATTTGTTGGATGCGCGCGTGCCGTACATTGACGCTGCGGGCAAGGACGTGATCGTGATTGGCGGCGGGGACACCGGGACGGATTGTTGTGGCACCGCGCTCCGACAGGGTTGCCGGAGTTTGATTCAACTTGAAATCATGCCGCAAGCGCCGGCCCAACGCGCGGCGGACAATCCGTGGCCGCAGTGGCCGAAGGTCCACAAGCTGGATTACGGGCAGGCGGAAGCGGCGGCGTTGTTTGGCGCGGATCCGCGACAGTATTTGGTGACGGTAAAGCGGTGTCTGGGTGAAACCGAAGTGCAAGGCATCGAAATCGTGCGCGTCGAATGGAAGCGGGATGGTCAGGGGCGGTTGACCCCGGCGGTGGTGGCGGGCAGTGAGAAACAGTTGTCCGCGCAATTGGTCTTGTTGGCGATGGGGTTTTTGGGGCCGGAAGATGTGGTGTTAAAGGCGCTGAAAGTCGAGCAAGACGCGCGCAGCAACGTCAAGGCGGAAGCCGGCAAGTTCACCACCAACCTCCCCGGAGTGTTTGCCGCCGGAGACATGCGGCGGGGACAGAGTCTGGTTGTTTGGGCGATCAACGAAGGTCGGGGTGCGGCGCGCGAATGTGACCGGTATTTGATGGGCGAGGTGTCGGAAGCCTTGCGCTGA
- a CDS encoding P-II family nitrogen regulator has protein sequence MKMIEAIIKPFKLEDVKEALAAIGVEGMTVSEVKGFGRQKGHTEIYRGSEYTVDFLPKIKLEIVVTDAQVEAALKAVTAAAHTGKIGDGKLFVLPVEQAVRIRTAERDDQAV, from the coding sequence ATGAAAATGATCGAAGCCATTATCAAACCCTTCAAACTCGAAGACGTAAAGGAAGCCCTGGCCGCCATCGGCGTGGAAGGCATGACGGTATCGGAAGTCAAAGGGTTTGGGCGACAGAAGGGGCATACTGAAATTTATCGCGGCAGCGAGTACACCGTGGATTTTCTGCCGAAGATCAAACTCGAAATCGTGGTCACGGACGCGCAGGTGGAGGCGGCGCTCAAAGCCGTCACCGCCGCCGCGCACACCGGCAAGATCGGCGACGGCAAACTCTTCGTCCTCCCGGTCGAGCAGGCGGTGCGGATTCGGACCGCGGAACGCGACGATCAAGCTGTCTAA